One Halarcobacter ebronensis genomic window carries:
- a CDS encoding MarR family winged helix-turn-helix transcriptional regulator: MKNNEKVCIAFLLAKVHHKLRHRLNQKLRKYDLTIEQRQILLRLFTFGAMSQRELCEKTLTEPSNITITLKRMEQRGYIQKVKHPKDKRALLIEATEKAFKLQKTLEELGRNTTKNFLGDIEQSKIDTTIEVLQQMYKNELDIELNDVVTREIFN; the protein is encoded by the coding sequence ATGAAAAATAATGAAAAAGTATGTATTGCTTTCTTACTAGCAAAAGTGCATCATAAACTTCGACATAGACTTAATCAAAAGCTTCGTAAATATGATTTAACCATAGAGCAAAGGCAAATACTTTTAAGACTTTTTACTTTTGGTGCAATGTCACAAAGGGAACTTTGTGAAAAGACTTTAACTGAACCTTCAAATATTACTATCACCCTTAAAAGAATGGAACAAAGGGGATATATTCAGAAAGTAAAGCATCCAAAAGATAAAAGAGCTCTTCTTATTGAAGCTACTGAAAAAGCTTTTAAACTGCAAAAAACACTTGAAGAACTAGGTCGTAATACAACTAAAAATTTTTTGGGTGATATAGAACAGAGTAAAATTGATACTACCATAGAGGTATTACAACAAATGTATAAAAATGAGTTGGATATTGAGTTAAACGATGTGGTGACCCGTGAGATATTTAATTAG
- a CDS encoding SAM-dependent methyltransferase, whose translation MNFFWKRIGEKFLSKIEYGDLEVQFPNNQIKKFGNGTFPKAKLILNNWDLFRRLSFYGDIGFAESYMDKDFECEDLTSLIQIALINSKQLQTKSEDEKKLSSYNLFPIFNKIKHNMRKNSKTKAQKNISKHYDLSNDFFKLFLDDTMMYSSAVFSQNDETLFEAQQRKIELLAKKLNLKKDSKVLEIGSGWGAMALHLVKEYQCEVKTLTLSKEQKRLCEQRFKENKIEEFVDVLLKDYRDMNGKFDAIIAVEMFEAVGQEYFHIFFKKCEELLKENGVLVMQIITIPDQRYKSYSKGTDFIQKYIFPGGHLPSVNKILNVTSKHTKLNLLSLDDYTEHYAKTLNIWHKNFKEKLEEVKKLGFDEYFIRMWEIYLCYCEAGFLTRNINLIQISFTRYENMQLNKGLVA comes from the coding sequence ATGAACTTTTTCTGGAAAAGAATAGGTGAAAAATTTTTATCAAAAATTGAATATGGAGATTTGGAAGTTCAATTTCCCAACAATCAAATAAAAAAATTTGGCAATGGAACTTTCCCAAAAGCCAAACTTATTTTGAATAATTGGGATCTATTTAGAAGATTATCTTTTTATGGTGATATAGGTTTTGCAGAAAGTTATATGGATAAAGACTTTGAATGTGAAGATTTAACCTCTCTAATTCAAATTGCACTTATAAACTCAAAACAACTTCAAACAAAAAGTGAAGATGAAAAAAAACTAAGTTCATATAATCTTTTTCCTATATTTAATAAAATTAAACATAATATGAGAAAAAATTCAAAAACAAAAGCACAAAAAAATATCTCAAAACACTATGATTTGTCAAATGATTTTTTTAAGCTCTTTTTAGATGATACTATGATGTACTCCTCTGCTGTTTTTTCCCAAAATGATGAAACACTTTTTGAGGCCCAACAAAGAAAAATTGAGCTTCTAGCAAAAAAACTAAATCTAAAAAAAGACTCAAAAGTTCTGGAGATAGGTTCAGGCTGGGGAGCTATGGCTTTACATTTAGTAAAAGAGTATCAATGTGAAGTTAAAACTCTAACCCTATCAAAAGAACAAAAAAGATTATGTGAACAACGATTTAAAGAAAATAAAATAGAAGAATTTGTGGATGTTCTCCTAAAAGACTATAGGGATATGAATGGAAAATTTGATGCAATTATTGCAGTAGAGATGTTTGAAGCAGTAGGTCAAGAATATTTTCATATTTTCTTTAAAAAATGTGAAGAACTACTAAAAGAAAATGGAGTTTTAGTAATGCAAATTATAACTATTCCTGATCAAAGATATAAATCCTATTCAAAAGGAACAGACTTCATCCAAAAATATATTTTCCCAGGGGGTCACCTTCCAAGTGTAAATAAAATACTTAATGTAACGTCAAAACATACAAAATTAAATCTTCTAAGCCTAGATGATTACACTGAACACTATGCAAAAACTCTAAATATATGGCATAAAAACTTTAAAGAAAAACTTGAAGAAGTAAAAAAGCTTGGCTTTGATGAGTACTTTATAAGAATGTGGGAGATATATCTTTGTTATTGTGAAGCTGGTTTTTTAACAAGAAATATCAATCTTATTCAAATATCTTTTACTAGATATGAGAATATGCAGTTAAATAAAGGATTAGTAGCATGA
- a CDS encoding DUF3833 domain-containing protein gives MKKILTVVASLLTILIFTGCSKMQIEDFNNTTPEFIPQEYFNGKLTAYGIVKDRSGKIIKSFKGDLVGSWDKNGIGTLDEKFVYSDGKKQTRVWKLVPTGDKTFDATAGDIVGTAKMIANGNTVMIDYVMRVPYNDSTIDISVKDWLHLQSDGVIINHSKMKKFGFTVGELVITIIKDFPRN, from the coding sequence ATGAAAAAGATTTTAACAGTTGTAGCAAGCCTACTTACCATACTAATTTTTACAGGATGTTCAAAAATGCAAATAGAAGACTTTAATAACACAACTCCAGAGTTTATACCCCAAGAGTATTTCAATGGAAAACTTACAGCCTATGGCATAGTAAAAGATAGAAGTGGCAAAATCATAAAAAGTTTCAAAGGTGATTTAGTTGGAAGCTGGGATAAAAATGGCATTGGAACTTTAGATGAGAAATTTGTCTATAGTGATGGGAAAAAACAAACAAGAGTTTGGAAACTTGTTCCAACAGGAGATAAAACCTTTGATGCAACAGCAGGGGATATAGTAGGAACAGCAAAAATGATTGCAAATGGAAATACAGTTATGATTGATTATGTAATGAGAGTTCCATACAATGATTCAACAATAGATATTAGTGTAAAAGATTGGTTACATCTTCAAAGTGATGGGGTGATAATAAATCATTCAAAAATGAAAAAATTTGGTTTTACAGTTGGGGAGTTAGTAATCACTATAATAAAAGATTTCCCAAGAAATTAG
- a CDS encoding ABC transporter ATP-binding protein encodes MINVKNLNYKVKHKHILKNIVLDTKNTQITAIIGPNGAGKTTFIKLLRNFLPITSGQIDLAGKSIQSYKNKELSKLISYLPQTTKAVSCSVEDCILLGRKPHMKFFPKKSDYEKCEKIMDELHLSRLKNKNVLSLSGGELQKVLIARSLVQESDILFLDEPINHLDIKNQLEIMDITKKMTKQKKITTFVVLHDLNLAFKYADKILLLKDGENIFYGDKNEINEKILSSAYGVDIELIDYKGEKKVIY; translated from the coding sequence GTGATTAATGTAAAAAATTTAAACTATAAAGTAAAACACAAACATATATTAAAAAATATAGTATTAGATACCAAAAATACTCAAATAACTGCAATTATTGGACCAAATGGTGCAGGTAAAACTACATTTATAAAATTACTAAGGAATTTTTTACCAATTACATCTGGTCAGATAGATCTAGCAGGAAAAAGTATACAAAGCTATAAAAACAAAGAACTCTCTAAATTAATCTCCTATCTTCCTCAGACCACAAAAGCAGTATCTTGTAGTGTGGAAGATTGTATTTTATTAGGAAGGAAACCACATATGAAGTTTTTCCCTAAAAAATCAGATTATGAAAAGTGTGAAAAAATAATGGATGAACTTCATTTAAGTAGGTTAAAAAATAAAAATGTATTAAGTCTAAGTGGTGGAGAACTTCAAAAAGTGCTTATTGCAAGGTCTTTAGTTCAAGAATCTGATATTCTTTTTTTGGATGAGCCTATTAATCACCTTGATATAAAAAATCAGCTAGAGATTATGGATATTACGAAAAAAATGACAAAGCAGAAAAAGATAACAACTTTTGTAGTATTGCACGATTTGAACCTTGCTTTTAAATATGCAGATAAAATTTTACTTTTGAAAGATGGAGAGAATATATTTTATGGAGATAAAAATGAAATTAATGAAAAGATACTAAGCAGTGCATATGGTGTAGATATTGAGCTAATAGATTATAAAGGAGAAAAAAAAGTGATTTATTAG